In Rosa chinensis cultivar Old Blush chromosome 1, RchiOBHm-V2, whole genome shotgun sequence, a genomic segment contains:
- the LOC112183464 gene encoding glutamate synthase [NADH], amyloplastic isoform X1: MLAASSGAGGSVLQLRTKPSVLASPQLNASPIARLSTRATARSGSKAIAKKFFGTRLRAAGSDRLHLWRSDGPGRSPKLRVVVRNMLSAVPEKPLGLYDPAMDKDSCGVGFVAELSGESSRKTITDALEMLVRMTHRGACGCETNTGDGAGVLVAIPHDFYKEAAKDNGFELPPLGEYAVGMLYLPTSESRREESKNVFTKVAESLGHTVLGWRSVPTDNSDLGNSALQTEPVIEQVFLTPTPRSKVDLERQMYILRRVSMVAIRAALNLQHGGAKDFYICSLSSRTIVYKGQLKPEQLKGYYYADLGNERFTSYMALVHSRFSTNTFPSWDRAQPMRVIGHNGEINTLRGNVNWMKAREGLLKCTELGLSKNELKKLLPIVDASSSDSGAFDGVLELLVRAGRSLPEAIMMMIPEAWQNDKNMDPDRRALYEYFSSLMEPWDGPALISFTDGRYLGATLDRNGLRPGRFYVTHSGRVIMASEVGVVDVPPEDVCRKGRLNPGMMLLVDFENHIVVDDEALKQQYSLARPYGEWLKRQKIELKDIVDSVHESDRVPPSIAGVVPASTDDDNMENMGVHGLLAPLKAFGYTVEALEMLLLPMAKDGVEALGSMGNDTPLAVMSNREKLTFEYFKQMFAQVTNPPIDPIREKVVTSMECMIGPEGDLTETTEEQCHRLSLKGPLLSIEEMEAIKKMNYRGWRCKVLDITYSKERGRKGLEETLDRICAEAREAIKKGYTTLVLSDRAFSPKCVAVSSLLAVGAVHQHLVKNLERTRVGLIIESAEPREVHHFCTLVGFGADAICPYLAVEAIWRLQVDGKIPPKSNGTIYSKDELVKKYFKASNYGMQKVLAKMGISTLASYKGAQIFEALGLSSEVIERCFAGTPSRVEGATFEMLARDGLHLHDLAFPSRAFPPGSAEAVALPNPGDYHWRKGGEVHLNDPFAISKLQEAARTNSVAAYKEYSKLIHQLNKACNLRGLLKFKNTEQQIDLDEVEPASEIVKRFCTGAMSYGSISLEAHTTLAIAMNRMGGKSNTGEGGEQPSRMEPLPDGSRNPKRSAIKQVASGRFGVSSYYLTNADELQIKMAQGAKPGEGGELPGHKVIGDIAVTRNSTAGVGLISPPPHHDIYSIEDLAQLIHDLKNANPGARISVKLVSEAGVGVVASGVVKGHADHVLIAGHDGGTGASRWTGIKNAGLPWELGLAETHQTLVANDLRGRTVLQTDGQLKTGRDVAIAALLGAEEFGFSTAPLITLGCIMMRKCHKNTCPVGIATQDPVLREKFAGEPEHVINFFFMVAEEVREIMSQLGFRTLNEMVGRSDMLEVDKEVTKGNEKLDNIDLSLLLRPAADIRPEAAQYCVQKQDHGLDMALDHKLISLSSSAIEKALPAYFETPICNVNRAVGTMLSHEVTKRYNREGLPADTIHIKFIGSAGQSLGAFLCPGITLELEGDSNDYVGKGLSGGKIVVYPPKGSKFDPKDNIVIGNVALYGATSGEAYFNGMAAERFCVRNSGARAVVEGVGDHGCEYMTGGTVVVLGKTGRNFAAGMSGGIAYVLDVDGKFLSRCNPELVDLDKVEGEDSMTLKMMIQQHQRHTKSLLASEVLADFENLLPKFIKVIPREYKRALANLREEATKQAVDQADEEAQEQEEEVEIKGKDAFEELKKMASASLNGTSNQVEDAETLKRPSEVSKAVKHRGFISYEREGVQYRDPKVRMNDWKEVMEETKPGPLVNTQSARCMDCGTPFCHQENTGCPLGNKIPEFNELVYQNRWHEALERLLETNNFPEFTGRVCPAPCEGSCVLGIIENPVSIKSIECAIIDKAFEEGWMVPRPPLKRTGKKVAIVGSGPAGLAAADQLNRIGHTVTVYERADRIGGLMMYGVPNMKADKVDIVQRRVNLMAEEGVNFVVNANVGNDSSYSFDRLREENNAIILAVGATKPRDLPVPGRELSGVHFAMEFLHANTKSLLDSNLENGNYISAKGKKVVVIGGGDTGTDCIGTSVRHGCTNIVNLELLPEPPRTRAPGNPWPQWPRIFRVDYGHAEVAAKFGKDPRTYEVLTKRFVGDENGVVKGLEVVRVKWEKDATGKFQFKEIEGSEEIIEADLVLLAMGFLGPEAVIAEKLGLERDNRSNFKADYGRFSTNVDGVFAAGDCRRGQSLVVWAISEGRQAAAQVDNYLCKEEEDHTNSNGIPESDLLKRHQEISKSHKTVASTP, from the exons ATGTTGGCGGCGAGTTCCGGCGCTGGTGGTTCCGTTCTCCAACTCCGGACCAAACCTTCCGTCCTCGCTTCACCTCAGCTCAATGCCTCGCCGATAGCGAGGCTAAGCACCAGAGCCACTGCTCGCTCTGGTTCCAAAGCTATTGCGAAGAAGTTCTTCGGGACGAGATTGAGGGCCGCCGGATCCGACAGGCTGCACTTATGGCGATCCGACGGTCCCGGCCGCTCGCCGAAGCTGCGGGTGGTGGTCCGGAACATGCTCTCTGCCGTGCCGGAGAAGCCGCTCGGGCTATACGACCCGGCGATGGATAAGGACTCGTGCGGTGTTGGCTTCGTGGCGGAATTGTCCGGTGAAAGCAGCCGTAAAACG ATTACGGATGCTCTGGAAATGTTGGTGCGGATGACACACAGAGGAGCATGTGGATGTGAAACAAACACTGGTGATGGAGCTGGTGTTCTTGTGGCGATTCCTCACGATTTCTATAAGGAG GCTGCCAAAGACAATGGGTTTGAGCTTCCACCGCTGGGTGAGTATGCTGTTGGTATGCTTTACTTGCCTACATCGGAGAGTCGTAGAGAGGAGAGCAAAAATGTGTTTACAAAG GTTGCCGAGTCTCTTGGCCATACTGTTCTTGGGTGGCGATCAGTTCCCACTGATAACTCAGATTTGGGGAATTCTGCTCTCCAGACAGAACCTGTTATTGAGCAAGTGTTCCTTACTCCAACTCCGAGGTCGAAAGTTGATCTTGAGCGCCAG ATGTACATACTTAGAAGGGTTTCAATGGTTGCCATCCGTGCTGCATTAAACCTTCAACATGGTGGTGCTAAAGATTTCTACATATGTTCACTTTCCTCGAG GACGATTGTTTACAAGGGTCAGCTGAAACCCGAACAGCTGAAGGGTTACTATTATGCAGATCTTGGCAATGAAAGGTTTACGAGCTACATGGCCCTG GTACATTCTCGATTCTCAACAAATACTTTTCCCAGCTGGGATCGTGCTCAGCCCATGCGTGTCATTGGCCACAATGGAGAAATCAACACCCTTAGAGGAAATGTTAACTG GATGAAGGCACGTGAGGGACTGCTTAAGTGTACTGAACTTGGTTTATCAAAAAATGAGTTAAAGAAGCTGTTACCAATTGTGGATGCCAGTTCATCCGATTCAG GAGCTTTTGATGGTGTCCTTGAGCTTCTAGTTCGAGCTGGCAGAAGCCTCCCTGAAGCTATTATGATGATGATTCCTGAAGCATGGCAAAATGACAAAAACATGGATCCTGATAGGAGAGCACTGTATGAATATTTCTCATCTCTCATGGAGCCATGGGATGGGCCAGCTCTAATATCAT TTACTGATGGACGCTATCTGGGAGCTACATTGGATCGGAATGGACTCCGACCGGGTCGCTTTTACGTCACCCACAGTGGACGAGTTATTATGGCCAGTGAAGTTGGGGTTGTAGATGTACCTCCAGAAGATGTCTGCAGGAAAGGAAGACTTAACCCTGGAATGATGCTTTTGGTGGATTTTGAGAATCATATAGTGGTAGATGATGAAGCCTTGAAGCAGCAATATTCACTGGCAAGGCCGTATGGGGAGTGGCTTAAAAGGCAGAAGATTGAGCTCAAGGACATAGTTGATTCTGTTCATGAATCTGACAGGGTGCCTCCATCCATAGCTGGAGTTGTTCCT GCATCTACTGATGATGACAACATGGAAAACATGGGAGTCCATGGTTTACTGGCACCACTGAAGGCTTTTGG TTACACAGTTGAAGCCTTGGAAATGTTGTTGCTTCCTATGGCAAAAGATGGTGTAGAGGCTCTTGGGTCAATGGGAAATGATACCCCCTTGGCTGTTATGTCCAATAGAGAAAAGCTTACATTTGAGTATTTCAAGCAAATGTTCGCCCAAGTAACAAACCCTCCAATTGATCCAATTCGAGAAAAGGTAGTCACATCTATGGAATGTATGATCGGTCCAGAAGGTGATCTAACAGAAACCACTGAAGAACAATGCCATCGTCTCTCACTCAAAGGTCCTCTTTTAAGCATTGAGGAAATGGAGGCCATCAAAAAAATGAATTACAGAGGTTGGCGCTGTAAGGTTCTTGACATAACTTACTCCAAGGAACGTGGTAGAAAGGGATTGGAGGAGACCTTGGATAGGATCTGTGCTGAAGCACGCGAGGCAATTAAAAAGGGATATACCACACTGGTGCTTTCAGACAGAG CCTTCTCCCCAAAATGTGTTGCTGTAAGCTCACTCTTGGCTGTTGGTGCTGTTCATCAACATCTAGTTAAAAATCTTGAGCGCACGCGAGTAGGGTTGATAATTGAATCTGCTGAGCCACGTGAGGTACACCATTTCTGTACATTAGTTGGATTCGGTGCAGATGCCATCTGCCCCTACCTGGCTGTAGAGGCTATTTGGAGACTGCAGGTTGATGGAAAGATCCCACCAAAATCTAATGGTACAATATATTCCAAGGATGAACTGGTTAAAAAGTACTTCAAAGCAAGCAACTATGGAATGCAGAAGGTTCTTGCCAAGATGGGGATATCTACTTTGGCCTCTTACAAGGGTGCACAGATTTTTGAAGCTTTGGGTCTTTCATCTGAAGTGATTGAGAGGTGCTTTGCAGGAACTCCTAGTAGAGTTGAGGGGGCAACATTTGAGATGCTTGCTCGTGATGGACTTCATCTGCATGATTTGGCATTTCCCTCTCGGGCTTTTCCTCCGGGTAGTGCAGAAGCTGTGGCACTACCAAATCCAGGGGATTATCATTGGAGAAAAGGTGGTGAAGTTCACCTAAATGATCCTTTTGCTATTTCCAAGCTTCAGGAGGCTGCCAGAACTAACAGTGTGGCGGCATATAAAGAATACTCCAAGCTCATTCATCAATTAAATAAAGCCTGCAATCTCCGTGGTCTTCTGAAATTTAAAAACACAGAGCAGCAAATTGACTTGGATGAAGTGGAACCTGCCAGTGAAATTGTTAAACGGTTCTGTACTGGGGCAATGAGTTATGGATCAATATCATTGGAGGCACACACTACACTGGCCATTGCTATGAACAGAATGGGAGGAAAGTCAAATACAG GTGAGGGAGGTGAGCAGCCCTCTCGTATGGAGCCTCTTCCTGATGGTTCAAGGAATCCAAAGAGGAGTGCAATTAAGCAGGTTGCAAGTGGGAGATTTGGAGTTTCAAGTTACTATCTTACAAATGCTGATGAACTCCAAATAAAAATGGCTCAG GGGGCCAAGCCCGGTGAAGGAGGTGAGCTTCCTGGTCACAAGGTTATTGGAGACATTGCTGTTACCAGGAATTCCACTGCTGGTGTGGGACTTATCAGCCCACCTCCCCATCATGATATCTACTCAATTGAAGACCTTGCTCAATTAATTCATGATCTTAAG AATGCTAACCCAGGGGCTCGAATAAGCGTCAAGTTAGTGTCTGAAGCTGGTGTAGGAGTAGTTGCTAGTGGAGTTGTGAAGGGGCATGCTGACCATGTTTTAATTGCCGGACATGATGGAGGCACTGGTGCCTCCAGATGGACTGGCATTAAGAATGCTGGGCTTCCATGGGAACTTGGCTTGGCTGAGACCCATCAAACCCTGGTTGCTAATGATCTTCGTGGCCGCACAGTTCTCCAGACAGATGGCCAACTAAAAACAGGAAGAGATGTGGCCATAGCCGCACTTCTTGGTGCAGAAGAGTTTGGGTTCAGCACGGCACCCCTCATAACCCTTGGCTGCATTATGATGCGGAAGTGCCACAAGAACACCTGTCCTGTCGGAATTGCAACCCAAGATCCAGTACTTCGTGAGAAGTTTGCCGGAGAACCTGAACATGTTATCAACTTTTTCTTCATGGTAGCTGAGGAGGTGAGAGAGATAATGTCACAACTTGGTTTTCGAACTTTAAATGAAATGGTTGGTCGTTCAGATATGCTTGAAGTTGACAAAGAAGTTACTAAAGGCAATGAGAAGCTGGACAACATTGATCTTTCCCTGTTACTTAGACCTGCTGCAGACATTCGGCCAGAAGCTGCACAATATTGTGTTCAGAAACAGGACCATGGGTTGGACATGGCTCTTGACCACAAACTTATTTCGCTGTCCAGTTCTGCTATAGAGAAGGCTCTTCCTGCATACTTTGAAACACCGATTTGCAATGTGAATCGTGCTGTTGGAACAATGCTTAGTCATGAGGTGACCAAACGTTACAACAGGGAAGGGCTTCCAGCAGACACAATTCATATCAAATTCATTGGAAGTGCAGGCCAGAGCCTTGGAGCTTTCCTCTGCCCTGGCATCACACTTGAGCTTGAAGGTGACAGCAATGATTACGTTGGTAAAGGATTGTCTGGTGGCAAGATCGTAGTGTATCCCCCCAAGGGAAGCAAGTTTGACCCGAAAGACAACATTGTCATTGGTAATGTAGCTCTTTATGGTGCCACTAGTGGGGAGGCATATTTCAATGGAATGGCAGCAGAAAGATTCTGTGTTCGCAATTCAGGGGCAAGGGCAGTAGTTGAAGGTGTCGGTGATCATGGCTGTGAGTACATGACAGGTGGCACTGTTGTTGTGCTTGGGAAAACTGGCAGGAACTTTGCTGCTGGTATGAGTGGTGGCATAGCCTACGTTCTTGATGTGGATGGAAAATTTTTGTCCCGATGCAATCCTGAGCTTGTAGATCTTGATAAAGTTGAAGGAGAAGATAGTATGACTCTTAAGATGATGATACAGCAGCATCAGCGTCATACAAAAAGCTTGCTGGCCAGTGAAGTACTGGCTGATTTTGAGAATCTTTTGCCTAAATTCATCAAGGTTATCCCCAGAGAGTACAAGCGTGCACTTGCAAACCTGAGGGAGGAGGCCACCAAACAGGCAGTTGATCAAGCTGATGAAGAAGCTCAGGAGCAAGAGGAAGAGGTGGAAATAAAGGGGAAAGATGCATTTGAAGAACTTAAGAAGATGGCATCTGCATCTTTAAATGGGACATCCAATCAGGTAGAAGATGCTGAAACATTGAAGAGGCCCAGTGAGGTCAGCAAAGCTGTTAAACACCGGGGTTTCATTTCTTATGAGCGTGAGGGCGTTCAATACAGGGATCCCAAAGTTCGGATGAATGACTGGAAGGAAGTTATGGAGGAAACTAAACCTGGTCCACTTGTGAATACACAGTCAGCACGTTGCATGGACTGTGGCACTCCTTTCTGCCATCAG GAAAACACTGGGTGTCCTCTTGGTAACAAAATACCTGAGTTCAATGAATTGGTGTACCAGAATAGGTGGCATGAAGCATTAGAGAGACTCCTCGAGACAAATAACTTCCCTGAGTTTACTGGTCGAGTTTGCCCAGCACCTTGTGAAGGTTCATGTGTTCTGGGTATTATTGAGAATCCTGTCTCTATTAAAAGCATTGAATGTGCCATCATAGACAAGGCTTTTGAGGAAGGTTGGATGGTGCCACGGCCTCCACTCAAGAGAACTGG GAAAAAGGTTGCCATTGTCGGaagtgggcctgctgggctaGCTGCTGCTGATCAACTAAACAGAATAGGTCATACAGTGACAGTTTACGAGCGTGCTGATAGAATTGGAGGGCTGATGATGTATGGAGTGCCTAATATGAAGGCTGACAAAGTTGATATAGTTCAACGGCGGGTTAACCTTATGGCCGAGGAAGGTGTCAACTTTGTGGTCAATGCTAATGTTGGAAATGATTCTTCCTACTCGTTTGATCGCCTTCGGGAGGAGAACAATGCGATTATTTTAGCAGTAGGCGCAACGAAGCCAAG GGACCTTCCCGTACCTGGGCGAGAGCTGTCTGGAGTACATTTCGCTATGGAGTTTCTTCATGCAAACACCAAAAGCTTGCTTGATAGCAATCTCGAGAATGGTAACTATATTTCTGCCAAGGGTAAGAAGGTTGTGGTCATTGGTGGAGGTGACACTGGCACTGATTGTATTGGAACCTCTGTTCGCCATGGCTGTACTAACATTGTTAATTTGGAGCTTCTCCCTGAGCCACCACGAACAAGGGCACCAGGAAACCCTTGGCCACAG TGGCCTCGTATATTCCGAGTAGATTATGGGCATGCAGAAGTTGCAGCCAAGTTTGGCAAAGATCCAAGAACTTATGAGGTGCTGACTAAGAGGTTTGTGGGAGATGAGAATGGGGTTGTGAAGGGACTAGAGGTAGTACGTGTCAAATGGGAGAAGGATGCTACTGGCAAGTTCCAATTTAAGGAAATCGAGGGCTCTGAGGAGATAATTGAGGCCGATCTCGTCCTTCTAGCAATGGGGTTCCTTGGACCTGAAGCG GTGATTGCAGAGAAGTTGGGCTTGGAGCGTGACAATCGCTCAAACTTCAAGGCAGATTATGGTCGGTTCTCAACCAATGTGGATGGGGTCTTTGCTGCTGGGGATTGCCGGCGTGGTCAATCCTTGGTGGTGTGGGCAATCTCAGAGGGACGGCAAGCAGCTGCACAGGTTGACAACTACCTctgcaaggaagaagaagaccacACAAACAGCAACGGGATCCCTGAATCCGATCTATTGAAGCGGCATCAAGAAATCAGCAAGAGCCATAAGACAGTTGCAAGCACACCATAG